In Intestinibacillus sp. Marseille-P6563, a single genomic region encodes these proteins:
- the rsxA gene encoding electron transport complex subunit RsxA — MELTDILFLAISAVLVNNYILVQFLGCCSFFGVSKKTDTAIGMGMAVIFVMALASIVSWCVQYFILTPLGLDYMQTIAFILVIATLVQFVEMFMKKAMPSLYQALGIFLPLITTNCAVLGAAISNIDNGYSFIGSVVYGVFAGVGYTVAIVIFASIRERLAVTAKCPKCFEGFPLALVSASLLAMSFMGFSGLKIW; from the coding sequence ATGGAACTGACTGATATTCTGTTCCTTGCGATCTCGGCTGTCCTCGTCAACAACTACATCTTAGTCCAGTTCCTGGGCTGCTGCTCGTTCTTTGGCGTATCCAAAAAGACCGATACCGCAATCGGTATGGGCATGGCGGTTATCTTCGTTATGGCCCTGGCATCCATCGTATCCTGGTGCGTGCAGTACTTCATCCTGACCCCGCTGGGTCTGGATTACATGCAGACCATCGCTTTCATCCTGGTTATCGCAACTCTGGTACAGTTCGTCGAAATGTTCATGAAAAAGGCAATGCCGTCGCTGTATCAGGCGCTCGGTATCTTCCTGCCGCTGATCACGACCAACTGTGCGGTTCTGGGTGCTGCGATCTCCAACATCGACAACGGCTATTCCTTCATCGGTTCGGTTGTTTACGGTGTGTTCGCTGGCGTTGGTTACACGGTTGCAATCGTTATCTTTGCCTCCATCCGCGAACGTCTGGCGGTGACGGCAAAGTGCCCGAAGTGCTTTGAAGGTTTCCCGCTTGCACTGGTTTCCGCATCTCTGCTGGCGATGTCCTTCATGGGCTTCTCCGGTCTGAAGATTTGGTAA
- the spoIID gene encoding stage II sporulation protein D, giving the protein MRKFLILGLVLTGFIYILPLAANRLDGQGIGELAQDVLSVHAESSDSAAANGEDVKITVQVDGKTQEMNLEDYVAGVVAAEISPNFPEEALKAQAVAARTYAAYKQAAGRPAEHEDADVCDDYHHCAAYIDLAAEASGRWGSEADTYENAILQAVEATRGQIVLYEDQPIIAVFCAAAGEKTESSADVWGSEVPYLTNVDSPGGEECPKYKGEVTFTLQEFRDTIAKAFPSADLTGAPGTWFKASVRSAAGGIKTVKLGGVQVTGVDLRETLGLNSTNFTISVEDDSITFQTTGYGHGVGLSQYGAKYMAEQGSTYEEILAHYYTGTTLGTWSGVS; this is encoded by the coding sequence ATGCGAAAATTTTTGATACTTGGTCTGGTTTTGACCGGCTTTATCTATATTCTCCCGCTGGCAGCCAACCGGCTGGATGGCCAGGGGATTGGAGAGCTGGCGCAAGATGTGCTCAGCGTACATGCAGAATCTTCCGACTCTGCCGCAGCAAACGGCGAAGATGTCAAAATCACCGTCCAGGTGGACGGCAAGACGCAGGAGATGAATCTGGAGGATTATGTCGCCGGGGTAGTTGCGGCAGAGATCTCCCCCAATTTCCCGGAAGAAGCGCTCAAGGCGCAGGCGGTGGCAGCGCGGACCTATGCGGCCTACAAGCAGGCAGCCGGACGTCCGGCCGAACACGAGGATGCCGATGTGTGCGACGATTACCACCACTGCGCCGCCTACATCGACCTGGCTGCCGAGGCGAGCGGCCGCTGGGGCAGCGAAGCCGATACTTATGAGAATGCCATTTTACAGGCCGTAGAGGCTACCCGCGGACAGATCGTTTTATACGAAGATCAACCCATCATCGCTGTGTTCTGCGCCGCAGCGGGCGAAAAAACCGAATCCTCGGCCGATGTCTGGGGTAGCGAAGTCCCCTACCTGACCAATGTGGACAGTCCCGGCGGAGAAGAATGCCCCAAATACAAGGGCGAAGTCACCTTTACCCTGCAGGAATTTCGCGATACCATCGCCAAAGCTTTTCCCTCTGCCGACCTGACCGGCGCACCCGGAACCTGGTTTAAGGCTAGCGTCCGCTCGGCAGCAGGCGGCATCAAAACGGTCAAACTGGGCGGCGTACAGGTCACAGGTGTCGATTTGCGCGAAACGCTGGGGCTCAACTCGACCAACTTTACCATTTCGGTGGAGGATGACAGCATCACCTTCCAAACGACCGGCTATGGCCATGGCGTGGGCCTGAGCCAATATGGCGCCAAATACATGGCCGAACAAGGCAGCACTTATGAAGAAATCCTGGCGCATTATTACACCGGCACCACGCTGGGCACCTGGTCAGGAGTATCCTGA
- a CDS encoding M23 family metallopeptidase, translating to MRKDGRHIAARAAQDKGFYIILVLCVAAIVISGYVLFFAPLTNGASMDGVEYTPDLPKQETAWTPTAGDAETEDQTVVDTVLPEATEPVLESTEPVEPVEEEAPAEPEEPAEESQETAAPVWVKPLDGEVVQAFSGDELVYQETFGDWRVHTGADYAASAGDRVYAVADGTVTEVTEDALWGTCITLQLSDGRTAVYRGLAEDPKVKKDSSVKAGDVLGTLASVVPAETDQGAHVHLEILDADGLPTDPEQAAG from the coding sequence ATGCGAAAAGACGGAAGGCATATTGCCGCACGCGCCGCACAGGACAAGGGATTTTACATAATCCTGGTCCTTTGCGTTGCTGCAATTGTGATCTCGGGTTATGTATTGTTTTTTGCGCCGCTGACCAACGGCGCGTCGATGGATGGTGTGGAATACACGCCGGACCTGCCCAAACAGGAGACAGCCTGGACGCCCACGGCGGGCGATGCCGAAACTGAGGACCAGACGGTCGTGGATACGGTACTGCCGGAAGCGACCGAGCCGGTCCTCGAATCCACCGAACCGGTGGAGCCGGTGGAAGAGGAAGCCCCTGCCGAGCCGGAAGAACCGGCGGAGGAATCGCAGGAAACCGCGGCGCCGGTTTGGGTCAAGCCGCTGGACGGTGAAGTCGTGCAGGCCTTTTCGGGCGACGAACTGGTCTATCAGGAAACCTTTGGCGATTGGCGCGTGCATACAGGCGCGGACTATGCCGCCTCGGCGGGCGACCGGGTCTATGCTGTTGCTGACGGCACGGTCACCGAGGTGACCGAAGATGCCCTGTGGGGCACCTGCATCACCTTACAGCTGAGCGATGGCCGCACGGCGGTCTATCGCGGCCTGGCCGAGGACCCCAAGGTCAAAAAGGACAGTTCGGTCAAGGCCGGGGATGTGCTGGGAACGCTGGCTTCGGTCGTCCCGGCCGAAACCGACCAGGGCGCCCATGTGCATCTGGAAATTCTGGATGCCGACGGTCTGCCGACCGACCCCGAACAGGCTGCCGGTTAA
- a CDS encoding RnfABCDGE type electron transport complex subunit B: protein MDIQNIIYAVAALSIMGLLFAILLGIAAKVFAVEVDERVPLVRECLPGANCGGCGYPGCDGLAAAIVEGKAPVNGCPVGGAAAAEKIAQVMGVEVSSEEPKVAHVHCAGGCKAVDKAKYEGLKDCNAAMRVASGPKECAFGCMGLGSCVAECAFDAIHIVDGKALVDPEKCVACGKCVAVCPKKLIDLVPKSKKVHVNCTNKDKGPVAMKVCEVSCIGCKKCENTCKFDAIHVEGGVARIDYDKCKNCKMCAKACPRSCIEPIPTAEEKEKFNAMMKAQAEKAKQAAAAKAAEAEKPADKA, encoded by the coding sequence ATGGATATTCAGAACATCATTTATGCAGTTGCTGCCCTGAGTATCATGGGTTTGCTGTTTGCGATCCTGCTCGGCATCGCGGCAAAGGTCTTTGCTGTTGAAGTCGATGAGCGCGTTCCGCTGGTGCGTGAATGCCTGCCGGGCGCAAACTGCGGCGGCTGCGGTTATCCGGGCTGTGACGGCCTGGCAGCAGCCATTGTCGAAGGCAAGGCGCCGGTCAACGGCTGCCCGGTCGGCGGCGCGGCTGCAGCAGAAAAGATTGCCCAGGTTATGGGCGTAGAGGTTTCTTCCGAGGAACCCAAGGTTGCACATGTACATTGTGCCGGCGGCTGCAAGGCAGTCGACAAGGCCAAGTACGAAGGCCTGAAGGACTGCAACGCAGCAATGCGTGTAGCTTCCGGCCCGAAGGAATGTGCATTTGGCTGCATGGGCCTGGGCTCGTGTGTGGCAGAATGTGCATTTGATGCCATCCACATCGTGGACGGCAAGGCTCTGGTTGATCCGGAGAAGTGTGTCGCTTGCGGCAAGTGTGTTGCCGTTTGCCCGAAGAAGCTGATCGATCTGGTACCCAAGTCCAAGAAGGTTCATGTCAACTGCACCAACAAGGATAAGGGTCCGGTAGCGATGAAGGTTTGTGAAGTTTCCTGCATCGGCTGCAAGAAGTGCGAAAACACCTGTAAGTTTGACGCCATCCATGTCGAAGGCGGCGTTGCACGCATCGATTATGATAAGTGCAAGAACTGCAAGATGTGTGCAAAGGCATGTCCGCGCAGCTGTATTGAACCCATCCCGACTGCAGAGGAGAAGGAAAAGTTCAATGCGATGATGAAGGCACAGGCTGAAAAGGCAAAGCAGGCAGCTGCTGCCAAGGCAGCAGAGGCTGAAAAGCCGGCAGACAAGGCATAA
- the rsxE gene encoding electron transport complex subunit RsxE, producing MKFTEQLKNGVLLDNPVFMQTIGLCPALATTTSLSNAIGMGAAATVVLICSNVVISLLRKFIPDKVRIAAFITIIAGFVTIIDLSLQAFVPSLAASLGLFLPLIVVNCIILGRAEAYASKNKVLPSALDGVCMGIGFTFALVLMGFTRELLGAGTILSGYVGADKLGIMIPGLSTYPVTMMILPAGGFLMMGFIFAAIQYLMNKKKGDK from the coding sequence ATGAAATTTACCGAACAGTTAAAAAACGGCGTCCTCCTGGACAACCCGGTCTTTATGCAGACCATTGGCCTGTGTCCGGCGCTGGCAACTACGACGTCGCTGTCCAACGCCATCGGCATGGGCGCAGCGGCAACCGTAGTTCTCATCTGCTCGAACGTGGTTATTTCGCTGCTGCGTAAGTTCATTCCGGATAAGGTCCGTATCGCAGCATTCATCACCATCATCGCAGGATTCGTTACCATCATCGATCTGTCCTTGCAGGCATTCGTGCCCAGCCTGGCAGCGTCCCTGGGTCTGTTCCTGCCGCTGATCGTTGTAAACTGTATCATCCTGGGCCGTGCGGAAGCCTATGCTTCCAAGAATAAAGTGCTGCCCTCTGCGCTTGACGGCGTATGCATGGGTATCGGCTTTACCTTTGCGCTGGTCCTGATGGGCTTCACCCGCGAACTGCTGGGCGCTGGCACCATCCTGTCCGGTTATGTAGGCGCTGACAAGCTGGGCATCATGATCCCGGGCCTGTCGACCTATCCGGTGACCATGATGATCCTGCCGGCTGGCGGCTTCCTGATGATGGGCTTCATCTTTGCTGCTATCCAGTACCTCATGAATAAGAAGAAGGGGGACAAGTAA
- a CDS encoding iron-containing alcohol dehydrogenase has product MNNFIYCTPTKVIFGREIEPQIGPTLKKYGATRVLIHYGGGSVKKTGLFDKVTASLDSAGLSWVELGGVEPNPKLSFIHQGIELCRKEKVDFILAVGGGSVIDSSKAIGVGLATGNDPWQYASTGTHPEDDQVFPVGVVLTLAAAGSEMSNSDVITNDLVTPWVKQGITSETVRPIVAFMNPENTFTVSKFQTGCGIVDIMMHTMERYFLGTPDCDLTERLAEGLLIAVRDAGRRAIADPNDYEARATLMWASSLSHNDLTGCGKPRYFPVHKLEHPVSALHDRVSHGAGLSVLFPAWAKFILERDIDVMKFAQLANRVWGVEMNYDHPERTAAQGIETMKAYFHEIGMPVTLAELGLKPEDYEAIINLTTKNGTATVKSYLPLGKEEIRAIYKLAE; this is encoded by the coding sequence ATGAATAACTTTATCTATTGCACCCCAACCAAGGTCATCTTTGGCCGTGAGATCGAGCCGCAGATCGGCCCGACATTGAAAAAATATGGCGCGACCCGCGTTTTGATCCATTATGGCGGTGGCTCGGTCAAAAAGACCGGACTGTTTGATAAAGTTACCGCATCGCTGGACAGCGCCGGCCTGAGCTGGGTCGAACTGGGCGGGGTAGAGCCCAATCCCAAGCTGTCCTTTATCCATCAGGGCATCGAACTGTGCCGCAAGGAGAAGGTCGATTTTATCCTGGCGGTCGGCGGCGGCAGTGTCATCGACTCGTCCAAGGCCATTGGTGTTGGTCTGGCCACCGGAAACGACCCCTGGCAATATGCTTCGACCGGCACCCATCCGGAGGACGATCAGGTATTCCCGGTCGGCGTGGTGCTGACTCTGGCGGCTGCGGGCAGTGAAATGTCCAATTCCGACGTTATCACCAACGACTTGGTCACCCCGTGGGTCAAGCAGGGCATCACCTCGGAAACCGTGCGCCCGATCGTAGCCTTTATGAACCCGGAAAACACCTTCACGGTTTCCAAGTTCCAGACCGGCTGCGGCATTGTGGATATTATGATGCACACCATGGAGCGCTATTTCCTGGGCACGCCCGACTGTGATTTGACCGAGCGTTTGGCCGAAGGCCTGCTCATCGCGGTACGCGATGCCGGCCGCCGTGCCATCGCGGACCCGAACGATTATGAAGCCCGTGCGACCCTGATGTGGGCGTCCTCGCTCAGTCATAACGACCTGACCGGCTGCGGCAAGCCGCGGTATTTCCCGGTGCACAAGCTGGAGCATCCGGTATCTGCGCTGCATGATCGGGTTTCGCATGGCGCAGGCCTGTCGGTTCTGTTCCCGGCATGGGCCAAATTCATCCTGGAACGGGATATTGATGTCATGAAGTTTGCCCAGCTGGCGAACCGCGTCTGGGGCGTGGAAATGAACTATGACCACCCGGAACGCACCGCAGCCCAGGGCATCGAAACCATGAAGGCCTATTTCCACGAAATCGGTATGCCGGTGACGCTGGCCGAACTGGGTCTCAAGCCCGAGGATTACGAAGCCATCATCAACCTGACCACCAAGAACGGTACCGCGACGGTCAAGAGCTACCTGCCGCTTGGCAAGGAAGAAATCCGCGCGATCTACAAATTGGCCGAATAA
- a CDS encoding citrate/2-methylcitrate synthase, which translates to MNHQMREIDSDVVSTLCTNLEPYNTIRPEKFTRYGVKRGLRNADGTGVLAGITRLSNVHGYLLNEGEREPIQGRLSYRGIDLYDLLHGFESENRFGFGEVAFLLLSGKLPTAQQLFDFRQAIGKARELPENFTEDMIMRAPSRDIMNKLAGATLALYSYDPNPDDTSPENIMRQSMSLISKFPVIISHAYQAKRRYFDGDSMYLHNPDPARSTAENILHLIRPDGNYTDAEAKLLDRCLIIHAEHGGGNNSAFATRVVSSSGTDTYSAIAAAVGALKGPRHGGANIKVCQMFDDIKAHVSDWKDDDEIYAYLLKILHKEAGDHSGLIYGMGHAVYTLSDPRAVALKAAARPLAEKLGKTEEMALIEAVERLTPQAFAEVRGDDVKVMCANVDMYSGFVYHMLGIPREMFTPLFATARIAGWLAHRMEEVMTGGKIIRPAYKPIIKDRKYVPIGKRTEE; encoded by the coding sequence ATGAACCATCAGATGCGGGAGATCGATTCCGATGTTGTCTCTACTCTATGCACGAATTTAGAGCCGTATAACACGATTCGTCCGGAAAAGTTCACCCGCTACGGCGTCAAACGCGGCCTGCGTAACGCCGACGGCACCGGCGTACTGGCCGGCATCACCCGACTGAGTAACGTACACGGTTACCTGCTCAACGAAGGCGAGCGCGAACCCATTCAAGGCCGGTTGAGCTATCGCGGCATTGATTTGTATGACCTGCTGCATGGATTTGAATCGGAAAACCGGTTTGGCTTTGGGGAAGTGGCCTTTTTGCTGCTTTCGGGCAAACTGCCCACTGCGCAGCAGCTTTTTGATTTCCGGCAGGCCATCGGCAAAGCCCGTGAACTGCCCGAAAATTTCACCGAGGACATGATCATGCGTGCCCCCAGCCGGGACATTATGAACAAGCTGGCCGGTGCCACGCTGGCGCTGTATTCGTATGACCCCAATCCGGACGATACCTCCCCGGAGAATATTATGCGCCAATCGATGAGTCTAATTTCCAAGTTTCCGGTCATCATTTCACATGCTTATCAAGCAAAACGGCGTTATTTCGACGGCGATTCCATGTATCTGCACAATCCCGACCCGGCTCGCTCGACGGCGGAGAATATCCTGCACCTCATCCGACCGGACGGCAACTATACCGATGCGGAAGCCAAGCTGCTCGACCGGTGCCTGATTATCCATGCCGAGCATGGCGGCGGTAACAACTCGGCGTTTGCGACCCGTGTCGTTTCCTCGTCGGGAACCGATACGTATTCGGCGATTGCTGCTGCAGTGGGCGCACTCAAGGGCCCCCGGCATGGCGGCGCGAACATCAAGGTTTGCCAGATGTTCGACGATATCAAAGCCCATGTGTCCGACTGGAAGGACGACGACGAGATCTATGCGTATCTGCTGAAGATCTTACATAAAGAAGCGGGCGACCATTCGGGCCTGATTTATGGTATGGGCCATGCCGTCTATACCCTGAGTGACCCGCGTGCGGTCGCACTCAAGGCAGCTGCCCGTCCGCTCGCGGAAAAGCTGGGCAAGACCGAAGAAATGGCCCTCATCGAAGCGGTGGAACGGCTCACACCCCAGGCATTTGCCGAAGTACGCGGCGACGATGTCAAAGTCATGTGTGCCAATGTGGATATGTATTCCGGGTTTGTCTATCATATGCTGGGCATTCCCCGTGAAATGTTTACCCCGCTGTTCGCCACGGCCCGCATCGCCGGTTGGCTGGCGCATCGGATGGAAGAAGTTATGACCGGCGGCAAGATCATCCGTCCGGCGTACAAGCCCATCATCAAAGACCGCAAATATGTTCCTATCGGCAAACGCACCGAAGAATAA
- a CDS encoding S-layer homology domain-containing protein: MAFTMMATAGAAYTDQADIEATEAVEMLNAIGVMTGDPDGSFRPNDTITRAEACRMIYSIRTNSDNADAYADMQTTFKDVPADAWYAGYVKHCQAANIVSGTSATTFEPNRDVTTVELALMCLRVMGYDPAKADIGGSTWSTKTIGLATEAGLLKDVNTSATAACPRQWAAQLMYNMVQASTVQWSTDTNSYTKYFDDGKKRPSVGREYLDLWTDVGTLTLVDGKDLSINVSTSDAQDSDNTEVGVHSFTAVAQDYTSLLGQKVKVMYSDGKTNAVLGVYAIPENSILTVYKNQIETENAKIKVDGTLYTLESKGVITIVDGVASEKNWNAVDFKDSQSADVVTLIDSDNNNKIDTAVIKTVKVAKVSFVSSTQIIADVLGDNVGGMTYKTAEENIAADVEKDDFVIITKNLYNENLDIVVAEKATGTVNATKGASSAYTDYQIGEDWYKAYTDRSEINASVKAGNDAEYVVVNNILFYAKKVTGEATLSDVLFVALVGQDGLSSDKAVVMMPDGTKSTVTLKDKYYNADNSADGTKEAQIVAGQFYEFNKSGDEYELFPVREYDANKTAAADAVANKDHKDYYGDYTYEGTTGHTLNATATTSDIITGTEAPEFVAGVAEIADSADIILYAPLDAANSGSYESNPLDIKGYEIMHITGKQLKSNGGKLNVSNLGTTVLGAFSSDVNGLKRASVVAVCYTGADWAGDTTGLVSNANYGFIVSDAVNKDGGIEFKMFTGDSSADAVTVWADKSNATQFIKGTVVGYSTIKTVDDKNVITDVEVVNATAGTISDVKDDNSVIVVNGAELEMKDFNTVIYTNSYNDTITKIVDGKASEAKDGRTNILYIKDSVAIIDANEIVGQVYAAPHGNTVTVPSTIAPADLSSIEWTNAATGETWAAGERANIYDNALMNLRVTARNACELTVTVNGVDVVNYTLAAGETREFESIKIVGAVNVSTGATPAVGGTYSSAADLQKALDNGPVVATGAIPTGTYTTTNPLTLKNATITSDVITSGDVTLDGTTLFGSNGSLEVLGTLNITKETTDSTPVATTINNMSKLVAANKIVDNRATTTAADVDTMLTKSSDITVQDVSGTVTATMAKKTLNVTKDVNLGTAASDADTTVNVGGTATLGASSTLNGDWTVGSLKGAATLLTVNGALNVNTSVETSAANTVYALTMGADASVTLPDSVTAITTLTTNAGSTGTTKLVAAGATVGTYATLTDKTDLTIAIMSGTAATGGADAKITFKGAQTALALAQGTFQFDAAPAAAMTSFASNSKIIINYQMDDKSKLAAPTAAGTTLKFLVAPTQIETSDNTAGGFYATGALTTVITDAGKIQTNVEYVATSSCGTSAGSIGWVGAMKA, from the coding sequence ATGGCGTTCACCATGATGGCGACAGCTGGCGCGGCATACACGGACCAGGCCGACATTGAAGCGACCGAAGCCGTGGAAATGCTCAATGCGATCGGTGTAATGACCGGCGATCCGGACGGCTCCTTCCGCCCGAACGACACCATTACCCGTGCGGAGGCCTGCCGCATGATCTATTCGATTCGTACGAATAGCGACAATGCGGATGCATATGCAGATATGCAGACTACATTTAAGGATGTACCGGCGGATGCTTGGTACGCTGGCTATGTTAAGCATTGCCAGGCTGCCAACATTGTATCCGGTACTTCGGCAACCACTTTCGAACCCAATCGTGATGTAACCACGGTTGAACTGGCACTGATGTGCCTGCGCGTGATGGGTTATGACCCGGCTAAGGCTGACATCGGCGGCTCGACCTGGTCCACCAAGACCATCGGTCTGGCAACCGAAGCTGGCCTGCTGAAGGATGTCAACACTTCGGCAACCGCAGCTTGCCCGCGTCAGTGGGCTGCTCAGCTCATGTACAACATGGTTCAGGCTTCTACCGTTCAGTGGTCTACGGATACCAACTCTTACACCAAGTACTTTGATGATGGCAAGAAGCGTCCGTCTGTTGGTCGTGAATATCTCGACCTGTGGACCGATGTTGGTACCCTGACTCTGGTTGATGGCAAGGATCTGTCCATCAATGTAAGCACCAGCGATGCACAGGATAGCGACAACACTGAGGTTGGCGTACATAGCTTCACTGCAGTTGCGCAGGATTATACCTCTCTGCTCGGCCAGAAGGTTAAGGTTATGTACAGCGACGGCAAGACCAATGCTGTTCTGGGCGTATATGCAATTCCGGAGAACTCGATCCTGACTGTTTACAAGAACCAGATCGAAACCGAAAATGCAAAGATCAAGGTTGACGGCACCCTGTACACCCTGGAATCCAAGGGCGTTATCACCATCGTTGATGGTGTAGCTTCTGAGAAGAACTGGAATGCAGTTGACTTCAAGGACAGCCAGTCGGCTGACGTTGTTACCCTGATTGACTCGGACAACAACAACAAGATCGACACCGCAGTTATCAAGACCGTTAAGGTTGCAAAGGTTTCCTTTGTATCCAGCACCCAGATTATCGCTGACGTTCTCGGCGACAATGTTGGTGGTATGACCTACAAGACTGCGGAAGAAAACATCGCAGCAGATGTCGAGAAGGATGATTTCGTTATCATCACCAAGAACCTGTACAACGAGAACCTGGACATCGTTGTTGCAGAAAAGGCAACTGGTACTGTAAATGCAACCAAGGGTGCAAGCTCGGCTTACACCGACTACCAGATCGGCGAAGACTGGTACAAGGCTTACACCGACCGCTCTGAAATCAATGCTTCTGTAAAGGCTGGCAACGATGCAGAGTACGTTGTAGTCAACAACATTCTGTTCTACGCGAAGAAGGTAACTGGCGAGGCTACCCTGTCTGACGTTCTGTTCGTGGCCCTGGTTGGCCAGGATGGTCTGTCCAGCGACAAGGCTGTTGTCATGATGCCTGACGGCACCAAGAGCACCGTTACCCTGAAGGACAAGTACTACAACGCTGATAACAGCGCAGATGGCACCAAGGAAGCTCAGATCGTTGCTGGTCAGTTCTACGAGTTCAACAAGTCTGGCGACGAGTACGAACTGTTCCCGGTACGTGAGTACGATGCGAATAAGACGGCAGCGGCCGATGCAGTAGCGAACAAGGATCACAAGGATTACTACGGCGACTACACCTATGAAGGTACTACCGGCCATACGCTGAATGCAACCGCTACGACCAGCGATATCATCACTGGCACGGAAGCTCCGGAATTTGTAGCAGGTGTAGCAGAAATCGCTGATTCCGCAGACATCATCCTGTACGCTCCGCTGGATGCTGCTAATAGCGGCTCTTACGAATCCAATCCGCTTGATATTAAGGGCTACGAGATCATGCACATCACCGGCAAGCAGCTGAAGAGCAACGGCGGTAAGCTGAATGTGTCCAACCTGGGCACTACCGTTCTGGGTGCATTCTCTTCGGATGTAAACGGCCTGAAGCGTGCTTCTGTTGTAGCAGTTTGCTACACGGGTGCAGACTGGGCTGGTGATACGACTGGTCTGGTTTCCAACGCAAACTACGGCTTTATCGTTTCCGATGCAGTCAATAAGGACGGCGGCATCGAGTTCAAGATGTTCACCGGCGACTCCTCTGCTGATGCTGTAACCGTTTGGGCTGACAAGTCCAACGCTACCCAGTTCATCAAGGGTACTGTTGTTGGTTACTCCACCATCAAGACGGTTGACGACAAGAATGTCATCACCGATGTTGAAGTAGTTAATGCAACTGCTGGCACCATCTCGGATGTCAAGGATGACAACTCTGTAATCGTAGTAAATGGCGCTGAGCTGGAGATGAAGGACTTCAACACCGTCATCTACACCAACTCCTACAATGACACCATTACTAAGATTGTAGACGGCAAGGCTTCTGAGGCGAAGGACGGCCGCACCAATATCCTGTATATCAAGGATTCGGTTGCAATCATTGATGCAAACGAAATCGTTGGTCAGGTTTATGCAGCACCGCATGGTAACACGGTAACGGTACCGTCTACCATTGCTCCTGCTGATCTGTCCTCGATCGAATGGACCAATGCAGCTACCGGCGAAACCTGGGCTGCTGGCGAACGTGCAAACATTTACGACAATGCGCTCATGAACCTGCGCGTCACTGCACGCAATGCTTGCGAACTTACTGTGACTGTGAACGGCGTTGACGTTGTGAACTACACGCTGGCTGCTGGCGAAACCCGCGAGTTCGAGAGCATCAAGATCGTTGGCGCTGTAAATGTATCTACGGGTGCAACTCCGGCTGTAGGCGGCACTTACTCCTCTGCGGCTGATCTGCAAAAGGCTCTTGACAATGGTCCTGTAGTTGCTACTGGTGCAATTCCGACCGGCACCTACACCACCACGAACCCCCTGACCCTGAAGAATGCAACCATTACTAGTGATGTTATTACTTCCGGCGATGTAACGCTGGATGGCACCACGCTGTTTGGTTCGAATGGTTCTCTGGAAGTTCTGGGCACGCTGAACATCACCAAGGAGACCACGGATAGCACCCCGGTAGCTACCACCATCAACAACATGAGCAAGCTGGTTGCAGCGAACAAGATTGTTGATAACCGTGCTACCACGACGGCTGCTGACGTTGATACCATGCTGACGAAGTCCAGCGATATCACGGTACAGGATGTTTCTGGTACGGTAACCGCCACTATGGCGAAGAAGACCCTGAATGTTACCAAGGATGTTAATCTGGGTACTGCGGCTTCTGATGCTGATACCACGGTAAACGTTGGCGGTACTGCAACGCTGGGTGCAAGCTCTACGCTGAACGGCGATTGGACTGTTGGTTCTCTGAAGGGCGCTGCTACTTTGCTGACGGTTAATGGTGCACTGAATGTTAATACTTCGGTTGAAACTTCCGCTGCTAATACCGTTTATGCTCTGACCATGGGTGCAGATGCAAGCGTAACCCTGCCGGATTCGGTTACTGCTATCACCACGCTGACCACTAACGCTGGTTCTACTGGTACCACGAAGCTGGTTGCAGCGGGCGCAACGGTTGGCACTTATGCAACTCTGACCGACAAGACCGACCTGACTATTGCTATTATGTCCGGTACGGCTGCAACGGGCGGCGCTGATGCGAAGATCACCTTCAAGGGTGCGCAGACTGCGCTGGCTCTGGCACAGGGTACCTTCCAGTTCGATGCTGCCCCTGCTGCTGCGATGACTTCTTTCGCAAGTAACAGCAAGATCATCATCAACTACCAGATGGATGACAAGTCCAAGCTGGCAGCTCCGACTGCTGCTGGTACGACTCTGAAGTTCCTGGTGGCTCCGACTCAGATCGAGACGAGCGATAATACTGCTGGTGGCTTCTATGCTACTGGTGCTCTGACCACTGTTATCACGGATGCTGGTAAGATTCAGACTAACGTTGAGTATGTAGCTACGTCTAGCTGCGGTACTTCTGCTGGTTCGATCGGCTGGGTAGGCGCAATGAAGGCCTAA